Proteins encoded within one genomic window of Calonectris borealis chromosome 1, bCalBor7.hap1.2, whole genome shotgun sequence:
- the SMAD9 gene encoding mothers against decapentaplegic homolog 9 isoform X3, whose amino-acid sequence MHSSTPISSLFSFTSPAVKRLLGWKQGDEEEKWAEKAVDSLVKKLKKKKGAMEELERALSCPGQPSKCVTIPRSLDGRLQVSHRKGLPHVIYCRVWRWPDLQSHHELKPLECCEFPFGSKQKEVCINPYHYRRVETPVLPPVLVPRHSEFNPHLSLLAKFRNTSLHSEPLMPHNATYPDSFQHPPCTPFPSSPSHMFSQSPNSISYPNSPGSSSGPGSPYQLTVETPPPPYHAREPPGNHNGRSMDAITESQLVLSLPNGDFRPVCYEEPQHWCSVAYYELNNRVGETFQASSRSILIDGFTDPSNNKNRFCLGLLSNVNRNSTIENTRRHIGKGVHLYYVGGEVYAECVSDSSIFVQSRNCNYQHGFHPATVCKIPSGCSLKIFNNQLFAQLLAQSVNHGFEVVYELTKMCTIRMSFVKGWGAEYHRQDVTSTPCWIEIHLHGPLQWLDKV is encoded by the exons ATGCACTCCAGCACCCCTATCAGTTCCTTGTTCTCCTTCACCAGCCCTGCAGTGAAAAGGCTGCTGGGCTGGAAACAAGGAGATGAAGAGGAAAAGTGGGCAGAAAAAGCTGTTGATTCCCTGGTGaagaaattaaagaagaaaaaaggtgccATGGAAGAACTGGAAAGGGCTCTGAGCTGCCCAGGTCAGCCTAGTAAATGTGTCACGATCCCACGTTCCTTGGATGGGCGACTGCAGGTGTCTCACCGCAAGGGGCTTCCCCACGTCATATACTGCAGAGTGTGGCGCTGGCCTGATTTACAATCTCACCATGAGTTGAAACCACTGGAATGTTGTGAGTTCCCGTTTGgctcaaaacagaaagaagtgtGCATTAACCCCTACCATTACCGGCGGGTGGAAACCCCAG tcctACCTCCTGTACTTGTTCCAAGACACAGCGAGTTTAACCCTCACCTCAGCCTCCTCGCCAAGTTTCGAAACACTTCTCTGCACAGCGAGCCGCTGATGCCGCACAATGCCACCTATCCTGATTCTTTCCAGCATCCTCCATGCACCCCTTTTCCATCATCACCCAGCCACATGTTCTCCCAGTCGCCTAACAGCATCAGCTACCCCAACTCACCAGGAAGCTCTTCTGGACCAGGAAGTCCCTATCAGCTCACGG TGGAAACTCCACCCCCACCTTACCATGCAAGAGAACCTCCAGGAAACCACAATGGGCGGTCAATGGATGCAATAACTGAAAGTCAACTAGTGCTGTCTTTGCCCAATGGAG ACTTTCGGCCTGTTTGCTATGAGGAACCCCAACATTGGTGCTCAGTTGCCTACTATGAACTCAACAACCGGGTAGGGGAGACTTTCCAGGCTTCCTCGCGAAGTATCCTTATAGATGGATTTACAGATCCCTCAAATAACAAAAACAGGTTCTGCCTAGGACTGCTCTCAAATGTAAACCGCAACTCTACTATAGAAAACACCAGGAGACACATAGGAAAAG gtgttCATCTTTACTATGTCGGTGGGGAAGTTTATGCTGAATGTGTCAGTGACAGCAGTATTTTTGTGCAAAGCCGCAACTGTAACTACCAGCATGGTTTCCACCCAGCCACTGTCTGCAAGATCCCCAGTGGCTGCAGCCTCAAGATCTTCAACAACCAGCTCTTCGCCCAGCTGCTTGCCCAGTCAGTCAATCATGGTTTTGAAGTGGTGTATGAGCTGACCAAGATGTGTACTATTCGAATGAGCTTTGTTAAA
- the SMAD9 gene encoding mothers against decapentaplegic homolog 9 isoform X1, with product MHSSTPISSLFSFTSPAVKRLLGWKQGDEEEKWAEKAVDSLVKKLKKKKGAMEELERALSCPGQPSKCVTIPRSLDGRLQVSHRKGLPHVIYCRVWRWPDLQSHHELKPLECCEFPFGSKQKEVCINPYHYRRVETPVLPPVLVPRHSEFNPHLSLLAKFRNTSLHSEPLMPHNATYPDSFQHPPCTPFPSSPSHMFSQSPNSISYPNSPGSSSGPGSPYQLTVETPPPPYHAREPPGNHNGRSMDAITESQLVLSLPNGGKSAGGEAENFRPVCYEEPQHWCSVAYYELNNRVGETFQASSRSILIDGFTDPSNNKNRFCLGLLSNVNRNSTIENTRRHIGKGVHLYYVGGEVYAECVSDSSIFVQSRNCNYQHGFHPATVCKIPSGCSLKIFNNQLFAQLLAQSVNHGFEVVYELTKMCTIRMSFVKGWGAEYHRQDVTSTPCWIEIHLHGPLQWLDKVLTQMGSPHNPISSVS from the exons ATGCACTCCAGCACCCCTATCAGTTCCTTGTTCTCCTTCACCAGCCCTGCAGTGAAAAGGCTGCTGGGCTGGAAACAAGGAGATGAAGAGGAAAAGTGGGCAGAAAAAGCTGTTGATTCCCTGGTGaagaaattaaagaagaaaaaaggtgccATGGAAGAACTGGAAAGGGCTCTGAGCTGCCCAGGTCAGCCTAGTAAATGTGTCACGATCCCACGTTCCTTGGATGGGCGACTGCAGGTGTCTCACCGCAAGGGGCTTCCCCACGTCATATACTGCAGAGTGTGGCGCTGGCCTGATTTACAATCTCACCATGAGTTGAAACCACTGGAATGTTGTGAGTTCCCGTTTGgctcaaaacagaaagaagtgtGCATTAACCCCTACCATTACCGGCGGGTGGAAACCCCAG tcctACCTCCTGTACTTGTTCCAAGACACAGCGAGTTTAACCCTCACCTCAGCCTCCTCGCCAAGTTTCGAAACACTTCTCTGCACAGCGAGCCGCTGATGCCGCACAATGCCACCTATCCTGATTCTTTCCAGCATCCTCCATGCACCCCTTTTCCATCATCACCCAGCCACATGTTCTCCCAGTCGCCTAACAGCATCAGCTACCCCAACTCACCAGGAAGCTCTTCTGGACCAGGAAGTCCCTATCAGCTCACGG TGGAAACTCCACCCCCACCTTACCATGCAAGAGAACCTCCAGGAAACCACAATGGGCGGTCAATGGATGCAATAACTGAAAGTCAACTAGTGCTGTCTTTGCCCAATGGAGGTAAATCTGCCGGTGGAGAAGCTGAAA ACTTTCGGCCTGTTTGCTATGAGGAACCCCAACATTGGTGCTCAGTTGCCTACTATGAACTCAACAACCGGGTAGGGGAGACTTTCCAGGCTTCCTCGCGAAGTATCCTTATAGATGGATTTACAGATCCCTCAAATAACAAAAACAGGTTCTGCCTAGGACTGCTCTCAAATGTAAACCGCAACTCTACTATAGAAAACACCAGGAGACACATAGGAAAAG gtgttCATCTTTACTATGTCGGTGGGGAAGTTTATGCTGAATGTGTCAGTGACAGCAGTATTTTTGTGCAAAGCCGCAACTGTAACTACCAGCATGGTTTCCACCCAGCCACTGTCTGCAAGATCCCCAGTGGCTGCAGCCTCAAGATCTTCAACAACCAGCTCTTCGCCCAGCTGCTTGCCCAGTCAGTCAATCATGGTTTTGAAGTGGTGTATGAGCTGACCAAGATGTGTACTATTCGAATGAGCTTTGTTAAA